In Prunus dulcis chromosome 1, ALMONDv2, whole genome shotgun sequence, the following are encoded in one genomic region:
- the LOC117613814 gene encoding receptor protein kinase CLAVATA1, with protein MVSSSCCQILTICFMIFLLCSACGGYSDLHALLKLKSAMIGPKGSGLEDWNTSSLSPSSHCSFSGVSCDRDFRVVALNVSNQPLLGTLPPEIGLLNKLVNLTIAGDNITGRLPMQMANLTALRHLNISNNVFRGRFPGNITLQMTELQVLDAYNNNFTGTLPLEIVNLKNLKHLQLGGNYFTGNIPETYSEMQSLEHLGLNGNWLTGRFPASLARLKNLKEMYVGYFNSYDGGIPPELGSLSSLQVLDMASCNLSGTIPTNLSLLKNLNSLFLQVNRLSGGIPPELSRLVSLMSLDLSINDLTGEIPQSFSELKNITLINLYKNNLYGPIPRFVGDFRHLEVLQVWENNFTFELPENLGRNGRLKDLDITGNHITGLIPRDLCKGGQLKTAILMDNHFFGPIPEELGRCKSLVKIRMMKNTLTGTIPAGIFSLPNVSMIELNDNYLSGQLPEQMSGGLLGILTLSRNRISGKIPPAIGNLKSLQTLSLEMNRFSGEIPTEIFDLKSLSKINISANNLSSEIPASISQCSSLALADLSRNNLIGEIPRDISKLRVLSILNLSSNQLKGEIPNEIRNMTSLTTLDLSDNNFIGKIPTGGQFMVFNDTSFAGNPYLCSPQRHVQCPSFPHQKAFGSSRIALVVIGLATVLLFLFITVYRMRRREMQKSRAWRLTAFQRLDFKAEDVLECLKEENIIGKGGAGIVYRGSMPDGVDVAIKRLVGRGTGRNCNDHGFSAEIKTLGRIRHRNIVRLLGYVSNKDTNLLLYEYMPNGSLGELLHGSKGGHLQWERRYRIAVEAAKGLCYLHHDCSPLIIHRDVKSNNILLDSDLEAHVADFGLAKFLQDAGASECMSSIAGSYGYIAPEYAYTLKVDEKSDVYSFGVVLLELIAGRKPVGDFGDGVDIVRWVRKTTSELSQPSDAASVLAVVDARLCGYPLAGVIHLFKIAMMCVEDESSARPTMREVVHMLTNPPRSAPSLLNL; from the exons ATGGTAAGCTCCAGTTGCTGCCAGATTCTCACCATTTGCtttatgattttccttttgtgCTCAGCCTGCGGAGGATACAGTGACCTTCACGCACTGTTGAAACTCAAGTCCGCCATGATTGGACCCAAAGGTTCAGGCCTCGAGGACTGGAACACTTCGTCCTTGTCTCCCTCATCTCACTGCTCCTTCTCCGGAGTTTCGTGCGACCGCGACTTCCGAGTGGTTGCTCTCAACGTCTCCAATCAGCCTCTGTTAGGCACTCTTCCGCCGGAGATTGGGCTCCTCAACAAGCTCGTCAACCTCACAATCGCCGGAGACAACATCACAGGGAGGCTTCCAATGCAGATGGCCAACCTCACCGCTCTCAGGCACTTGAACATCTCCAACAACGTCTTCAGGGGCAGATTCCCCGGCAATATCACGCTCCAAATGACGGAGCTCCAAGTTCTCGACGCCTACAACAACAACTTCACGGGCACACTTCCTTTGGAGATCGTCAATCTCAAAAACCTCAAACATCTCCAACTAGGCGGGAACTACTTCACCGGCAACATCCCCGAGACTTACTCGGAGATGCAGAGCTTGGAGCATCTAGGCCTCAACGGCAACTGGCTCACCGGAAGGTTCCCGGCGAGCTTGGCTCGTTTGAAAAATCTCAAGGAAATGTACGTCGGCTACTTTAACAGTTACGACGGCGGAATTCCGCCGGAGTTGGGATCGTTGAGCTCTCTGCAGGTCCTCGACATGGCCAGCTGTAACCTCAGCGGCACCATACCCACCAATCTCAGCCTTTTGAAGAATTTGAACTCTCTGTTTTTACAGGTAAATCGTCTCAGCGGCGGCATACCTCCGGAACTATCTCGCTTGGTCAGCCTCATGTCTTTGGATCTCTCCATCAACGATCTCACCGGAGAGATACCCCAGAGCTTCTCAGAGCTCAAGAACATCACGCTTATCAATTTGTACAAGAACAATCTCTACGGCCCAATTCCCAGGTTCGTCGGTGATTTTCGTCATCTGGAGGTGCTTCAGGTTTGGGAGAACAACTTCACGTTCGAGCTGCCGGAGAATCTCGGCCGGAACGGAAGGCTCAAGGACCTCGATATCACCGGAAACCACATCACCGGGTTGATTCCTCGGGATTTGTGCAAAGGAGGGCAGTTGAAGACGGCGATCCTGATGGATAACCACTTCTTCGGCCCCATTCCTGAGGAACTCGGCCGGTGCAAATCGCTCGTCAAAATTCGAATGATGAAAAACACTCTCACTGGAACTATTCCTGCTGGCATTTTCAGTTTGCCTAATGTAAGTATGATCGAGCTCAATGATAACTACTTGTCTGGCCAACTTCCAGAGCAAATGTCTGGGGGCTTACTTGGAATTCTCACTCTTTCTCGGAATCGGATTTCCGGGAAAATCCCGCCGGCGATTGGAAATCTCAAGAGTTTGCAAACTCTTTCCCTGGAGATGAACAGATTTTCCGGTGAAATTCCGACGGAGATATTTGATCTGAAGTCATTGTCGAAGATCAACATCAGCGCCAACAACCTCAGCAGTGAAATACCGGCTTCAATTTCTCAGTGTTCCTCTCTAGCCTTGGCTGATCTTAGTCGAAACAATCTGATTGGGGAAATTCCGAGAGACATTTCCAAGCTGAGAGTCCTGAGCATTCTCAATTTGTCTAGCAACCAACTCAAGGGCGAAATTCCCAATGAAATTCGCAATATGACCAGCCTCACAACGCTCGATCTCTCCGATAACAACTTCATCGGCAAAATACCAACCGGCGGTCAGTTTATGGTCTTCAACGACACGTCGTTTGCTGGAAACCCGTATCTCTGTTCCCCGCAGCGCCACGTCCAGTGCCCGTCGTTTCCACACCAAAAGGCGTTTGGTTCGTCCAGGATCGCTCTTGTCGTAATTGGACTCGCTACGGTTCTGCTATTCTTGTTTATCACCGTGTATAGaatgagaaggagagagatgCAGAAATCTAGGGCTTGGAGGCTCACCGCCTTCCAACGGCTCGATTTCAAAGCCGAGGACGTGCTGGAGTGTTTGAAGGAAGAGAACATCATAGGCAAAGGCGGTGCTGGGATTGTGTACCGCGGGTCCATGCCAGACGGCGTTGACGTGGCAATCAAACGGCTAGTGGGGCGGGGCACCGGACGTAACTGTAACGATCACGGTTTTTCGGCGGAAATAAAAACGCTGGGACGAATCAGGCACCGAAATATCGTGAGGCTGTTGGGGTACGTGTCGAACAAGGACACGAATTTGCTGTTGTACGAGTACATGCCAAATGGGAGCCTGGGGGAGCTGTTGCATGGGTCAAAGGGAGGGCATTTGCAGTGGGAGAGGAGGTACAGGATCGCTGTGGAGGCAGCCAAGGGATTGTGTTACCTCCACCATGACTGCTCACCTCTGATTATACACAGGGATGTCAAGTCCAATAACATCTTGCTGGACTCTGACTTGGAGGCCCATGTTGCCGATTTTGGGCTCGCTAAGTTCTTGCAAGATGCTGGTGCTTCCGAGTGCATGTCTTCCATTGCTGGTTCCTATGGCTACATAGCCCCAG AGTATGCTTACACACTGAAAGTGGACGAGAAAAGCGACGTGTACAGTTTCGGTGTGGTTCTGCTGGAGCTAATAGCCGGGAGGAAGCCGGTGGGTGATTTCGGAGACGGGGTGGACATAGTAAGGTGGGTGAGGAAAACAACATCAGAACTGTCTCAGCCGTCGGATGCCGCATCAGTACTGGCAGTGGTGGATGCAAGGCTGTGTGGGTACCCACTGGCAGGGGTGATACACTTGTTCAAGATTGCCATGATGTGCGTGGAGGATGAGAGCTCCGCAAGACCAACAATGAGGGAAGTGGTTCACATGCTCACTAATCCTCCACGCTCTGCTCCAAGCCTTCTCAACCTTTAG